From Cricetulus griseus strain 17A/GY chromosome 1 unlocalized genomic scaffold, alternate assembly CriGri-PICRH-1.0 chr1_0, whole genome shotgun sequence, a single genomic window includes:
- the Neurog3 gene encoding neurogenin-3, protein MAPHPLGAPTIQVPRETQQPFSGALDNEVLSSKSTLPSPTLMSRDCSEAEAGDCRGTSRKFRTRRGGRNRPKSELALSKQRRSRRKKANDRERNRMHNLNSALDALRGVLPTFPDDAKLTKIETLRFAHNYIWALTQTLRIADHSFYGPEPPVPCGELGSPGGGSNGDWGSLYSPVSQAGSLSPTASLEEFPGLQVPSSPSCLLPGALVFSDFL, encoded by the coding sequence ATGGCGCCTCATCCTTTGGGTGCGCCCACCATCCAAGTGCCCCGAGAGACCCAGCAGCCTTTCTCTGGAGCCTTGGACAATGAAGTGCTCAGTTCCAAATCCACCCTACCAAGCCCCACTCTCATGTCGAGGGACTGCTCCGAAGCAGAAGCGGGTGACTGCCGAGGGACCTCGAGGAAGTTCCGCACACGGCGCGGAGGTCGCAACCGGCCCAAAAGCGAGTTGGCACTGAGCAAGCAACGGCGTAGCCGGCGAAAGAAGGCCAATGACCGGGAGCGCAATCGCATGCACAACCTCAACTCGGCACTGGATGCGCTGCGCGGTGTCCTGCCCACCTTCCCGGATGACGCCAAACTTACAAAGATTGAGACATTGCGCTTCGCCCACAACTACATCTGGGCACTGACACAGACTCTGCGCATAGCGGACCACAGCTTCTACGGGCCGGAGCCCCCTGTGCCCTGTGGGGAGCTGGGCAGCCCGGGAGGTGGCTCCAATGGGGACTGGGGCTCTCTCTACTCCCCAGTTTCTCAAGCTGGCAGCCTGAGCCCTACCGCTTCGCTGGAGGAGTTTCCTGGCCTGCAGGTGCCCAGCTCTCCCTCCTGTCTGCTCCCGGGTGCGCTGGTGTTCTCAGACTTCTTGTGA